A DNA window from Setaria viridis chromosome 2, Setaria_viridis_v4.0, whole genome shotgun sequence contains the following coding sequences:
- the LOC117842793 gene encoding uncharacterized protein gives MAMAALMDELIEEILRRLPPSEPGCLVHAALVCKRWCSIVSDAGFRRRFGEFHRAPPTLGVVYNAVDGDAYVASFRACASFPHRADRRGEAVLDCRHGHVLLRCMPPVGEDLNLPSASAAIHVWDPATNEQWQVPLPYLYPYKFSDVVVLCAATASGTCDHLDCHGGPFLVVIVGTDLKDMFVYTYSSETAAWSEPSSIHLDAALNSHSMLRPGLVIGDAIYFMHGEQHMILKYDLGGHVISMIDPPFSLHAQGKVSLVATKDGGLGVAYVKGCNLHLWSWRAAGSNGVKRWVNEQVIKLHLAASDTTGGPSTDELDVVGFGEGTDIIFGTAKDSIFVVWQNTGRVMKECGRTAMPFRSHKSMFCYQNFYTPGTSPHAHVL, from the coding sequence atggcgatggcggcgctgATGGACGAGCTCATTGAAGAGATCCTacgccgcctcccgccgtcgGAGCCAGGGTGCCTCGTCCACGCCGCGCTCGTCTGCAAGCGGTGGTGCAGCATCGTCTCCGACGCCGGCTTCCGCCGCAGGTTCGGCGAGTTCCACCGCGCGCCACCGACCCTAGGCGTCGTCTACAacgccgtcgacggcgacgcctACGTCGCCAGCTTCAGGGCCTGCGCCTCCTTCCCGCACCGCGCCGACCGCCGCGGCGAGGCTGTGCTCGACTGCCGCCACGGCCACGTGCTCCTCCGCTGCATGCCTCCAGTCGGCGAGGATTTGAATCTTCCGTCGGCGTCCGCCGCCATCCACGTCTGGGACCCTGCTACCAACGAGCAGTGGCAGGTGCCCCTGCCGTACTTGTACCCTTACAAGTTTTCTGACGTCGTGGTgctctgcgccgccaccgcgagcGGCACCTGCGACCACCTTGATTGCCATGGCGGGCCCTTCCTCGTCGTCATTGTGGGCACTGACCTAAAGGACATGTTCGTCTACACCTACTCGTCTGAGACCGCAGCGTGGAGCGAGCCATCCTCGATCCACCTTGACGCCGCCTTGAATTCCCACTCCATGCTCAGGCCCGGTCTCGTCATCGGTGATGCGATCTACTTCATGCATGGGGAGCAGCACATGATCCTCAAGTATGACTTGGGTGGCCATGTCATATCGATGATCGACCCGCCATTTTCCTTGCATGCTCAAGGAAAGGTGTCCCTCGTGGCAACGAAGGATGGTGGGCTTGGCGTCGCCTATGTTAAGGGATGCAATCTCCACCTTTGGTCATGGCGGGCTGCTGGTTCCAATGGCGTTAAGCGATGGGTGAACGAGCAGGTCATCAAGCTGCATCTTGCGGCCTCGGATACTACCGGTGGCCCCTCGACCGATGAATTGGATGTGGTTGGCTTTGGAGAAGGCACCGATATCATCTTCGGAACTGCAAAAGATAGCATCTTTGTTGTTTGGCAAAACACTGGACGGGTAATGAAGGAATGCGGGAGGACGGCCATGCCGTTCCGATCCCACAAATCCATGTTTTGCTACCAGAACTTCTACACTCCCGGTACTAGCCCTCATGCTCATGTTTTGTAA